One Oryctolagus cuniculus chromosome 7, mOryCun1.1, whole genome shotgun sequence genomic window, GTGCTGACCACAGCTACACGTGGAGAAATAAAGGAGTCACTGTCAGCGTGGCCAGTGGGGAAGAACGCCTGATACCGGCGGCTGCCCCAGTGTGGGCCGGGCAGCCACCGCCACGCACGCAGCCGCCGCGGGAAACCTCGCCAACCCCGCCTCACCTCCACAGGTGTGTGTACCAGCCCGAGTGGCTGCATCAGCACCTTGCAGCAGGCCACACCCCAAGAGGCCCAGTGCCCTCACGTCACCCACCAGCTGTGCGGAGGCTCCCCCACGGCACGCAGGGCCCGTCACACCTCCACCCAGCCTCTCCCCGCCAGCGACCTCCGGCCCTGGCAGGCTGGCCGTGTCCTCACCTGCTCTCACGTTCAGTCACCCAGGTCCCCTCAGGGCCCTGCcggttctttatttttaatatggaaaTTACCATCGTAAACTTCTGtggtttattattataaaatattgacCCCAAAATatcccagcacccagcccagggccaACCGCTATTAACAGATGGCTGGAGAAGATCCTTCAcccacttgaattttttttttttgaacacatGAAAAGCCACCTTATTCCTTCTAAAGGCAGCATATTTCATTGAATGCCCTGAGCTATTTAGCCAATCTGTTCTCGGGGGCATCAGACTGCCTCCAGGCAGTCACTGTAATAAACAGTACCTCAATGACCGACCCTGGGTGTGCAGGATGCCTAGAGCAGTGTATACCTTGTGCTCTTAGTAACTCATCTCCAATCAAGGACCTTCAGTAGGGAAAAGCCACGCACACATCAACACCAGAATGGTGGAGCCAGTGCCCACACCACCCACACCACGTGCCCAAGATCATCGttctctccacattttttttttttttgtaagattatttatttgagacagagggacagatagaggGAAAACTTTTCCATCCAccgtttcactctccagatggccgcaaaggccagagctgggccaggctgaagccaggagccaggagcttcttccaggtctcccacatgggtgcagggcccaaggacttgggccatctcccgctgctttcccaggccacagcagagagctggatgggaagtggagcacctgggactcaaaccggcgcccatatgggatgccgcactgcaggcagaggcttagccttctacaccacagcgctggcccctgctgtgttcctgatccagctccctgctaatgcacctgggaaagcagagaagatggcccaagtgcttgggcccctgtgatccacatgggagacccggatggagctccttgctcctggcttcagcctggcccagctctggccatgagtgaaccaacagacagaaagtcccctccctcccccacccgcagagaaaaatatttttaaaaaaataagaaacaggaAGCAAGTCGTGCTCATCTTGATACGCATAATTCAATGTCGTATTTTTAAAACAGGCGCTGAGGAAATGACTTAATTAAGTCATACACCAAGATGCAAAGCACCATCGCAGGCCCGGGAGAGAGAAATAGTGTCACACAGTCCCTGTGGGAGTCTGCAGTGTCTGTGACCCAGCACTGGGCTCTCTCATCACCATGTGAAACTCATCAGCTGAGAATAAGGCCACCCCCGGACCGAGCGGTGAGAACAGGAATGGTCACCGCCACTCGCACAGGGAGCTGACACTAGAACAGCGGACCCACCGCTGACGTAGCTGCTACCTTACGATGATAGTGCTTCATTAGAGACGGGGGGAAAGAGGTTCAGAGAGGTCAGGGAACCTGCCTCCGGCCACACAGTAAGTAGCACAGCCAacgtccccacccctgcctgggagacagctcTTAGCACACCCgctctccccctcccagccccttctcCGTCCTCAGGGTTATACAGGGAGGACGGGAGGGCCATGACTGTGGCCGTGGGATCGTCTGGAGAGTGACTGGGGACGCTACTGCCCGGCACACACTGCTGCTTGTCGTCTAGAGGTGGAAGCCAAGGAGGGAATTGGGTGTCGGAGCCGCCTGGGGTTCGATTCCTCGGCCCACAGCCACCCCGCGGGCACCTGTTGCATTGCTCTCCCgagctgcagcctggctctgggctgtggACACAGGCGGCGCAGTGGTTCTCTGGGCCACAGCTGGCTTCCCCGACCTGGGCGACGCCGCCACGCTCTCTTCCTGCCCCGGAGAGCCGCCCAGAGTCTCAGCACCACGGGACCAGCTGGATGCAGAGGACCCACCGGGCGCCGCCGTCCCGGAAGTAGCTGAAGCCTGGCCGGTGGAGCCGAGTGAGGGGCTCGCTGCTGATGGCCACCGAGTCACGCCGCCCTGGACagtgagtcagaagcagagctcagaGCTGAGGCCACAGGGGTCCCAGTCCCTTCACGGGGGACAGGGACACCCCCTCAGGCATAGGACTAGTAGACTAGACTACAGGCACAGGACTAGTGGGGACGCCAAGGCACCCATCTAGGGACCTGCCAGGCCCTGGGTCCTACCCCGGGAACCGAGGTCCCACCCAGGGCCTGGAGATTAGGAAAGTGCCCTGGGCAGTAGCTGGCGGGTCCTGGGCCCTTTGCTGAGAACTGGGGTCCCACCCGGATAAGCTGCGCGATCTAGGGGTGTGCCCTGGACAGGGACCTGCCGGGTACCCAGCCCTACCCCGGGAACTGGGGTCCCACCCGGATAAGCTGTGCGATCTAGGGGTGTGCCCTGGACAGAGACCTGCTGGGTACCAGGCCCTACCCCAAGAACTGGGGTCCCACCCAGGTCGGTGAGATGTAGGGGTGTGCCCTGGACAGGGACCTGCCAGGTACCAGGCCCTACCCCGGGAACTGAGGTCCCACCCGGATAAGCTGTGCGATCTAGGGGTGTGCCCTGGACAGGGACCTGCCAGGTACCCGGCCCTACCCTGGGAACTGGGGTCCCATCTGAGACAGTGAGATGTAGGGCTGTGCCCTGGGCAGTGGTTGGCGGGGTCCCGGGCACGCCCTCGGGAACGGACGAGGTACTCCCTGGGGATGCGGAGTCGGCAGGCAAGTCCGACGGGGTGACCCCTtggggctggggagcagaagAGCAGAGGTGCGGGGCGCCAAGGCAGAGCTCCGTGGGCCCGGGGCTCACTGGCGGCGGGAGCCTGGTGGTGGACGCCGGGTCGGGTGCGGCGCCCGTGAGGCTGGTGCTGAGCCCTAGGGCAGGAGAGAAGGTGTGTGTAGGGCCGCAGTTCCAGGCGGCTCTCCAGAATCGGCCGGGGCCGGGGGGTGCCCAGTGCCACCCACACCTCCCATCTCTCCAGTTGCAGgtgcccagccccgcctccgcTCTGCCCACACCTCCTCCTCACCTGCGAAGTGGACCTCCCACCCTCTTCTTGGTAACCACGGGGCTGGGACACCCTGCTCGGTGTCAGGGGTCCTGACTGACCGAGCCCCGGCTAGCATGGGGACTCCTGGCCCGTGAGTGAAGGCAGCCCTGTTCCCACATGATCCGGTCCCCTGACTACTCTGTGTCCTCACACAAGGCGCTAGTGGCGctgccctgcagggggcgctgtgagGAGCCCAGGGGAGTGTGCCCTGCCCAGCTGGCTTCAAACTCCCCTAGCAAACAGAACGAAGAGCCGTAGAGCTGTTTCGGGGTGTGCAAACGCCGCAGGAACACCAGCACTGTCACTCCCGGCAGCTCAACCTCACCTTCTCCCACAGAGGAGCCCGCCTGTAGAAGCGGCTTTgcctgcggctggcgctgtggtgcagtggtttaagctaggcactgcagcaccagcatcccatgtgggcgccggttcgagtcccggctgctccacttctgatccaactccctgcgaatgtgcctgggaaaacagcggaagatggccaaagtgcttgggcccctgcacccacgtgggagacccagaagcagctcctggcccctggcttgggcctggcctcagctatctggggagtgagccagtggatgggcgatctctctttcagataaatcgGCATTTGCTGCGCTTCCTTCTGAGGCCTTTCCGGTGGCGTTTCCACAGGACCCTCTCCACCACGTgcccctcctgtctcccaggcccagcccccggcACCCTCTCCTGGGAGGCCCTGCTCTGCACAAGCGGCCCAAGTCCTGCCCAGCTGGCCGAGCCTTCTCCGGGCCCTTGTGGGGAGGTCCAGTGGGCGCACCCGGGAGCCCCCGACCAGCCACAGCGGGCCAGCGTACCTGGACTCGTCCCGGACGTGGTCCCCGCGGCAACTCctggggagggagcctggggtcCAATGGAGGTGTCTGCCGGGACGTGCCAAGAGTGAGCATGCGGGGCCGCCCGGAATGCCAGGACGCCCAGCACGGACCGCAGAAGCCACACCCAGCAGCTGTCAGTCACCGGGGCGGGTGCTTTCCCCCTCTCTGCCCTCACAACAGCTAAAGGGAGGAACAGTCGGTCTGATTGTGCCGACGAGGATCATGGGTCTCGTTGAATCCAAAGAACAGGCCAACGCAcgccagtggacggaagacctctctgtctctccctctctctctaactctgcctctcaaataaataaaatcttaaaaaaaaaaaaaaaaaaaaaaaaaaaaaaaaaaaaaaaaaaaaaaaaccctgaaaatgGTCAGCTGTCTGATTCCAGGGCCCATGCACTTCATCGCTCCCCTGTCCGCTAATTCATCGCTAATGCCCCAGCCCGGTCTGTTCTTTAGAGATCCCCAGGAGCGACGGAATCCCGTCAGCCTCGGAGCCTCCATGTGCCCCTGCAGATCTAGCCCGACGTCTCCCCCTTCCCGGGAAGCCCCTTCCCCACGGCCTACCCTGGGCGGGCGGGGGCAGCAGGGCCCGGCGGGCACGCACCGTAGAAGCAGATGAAGGGCTGCGGTGAGGAGCAGTTCATGGCGGAAACGCGAGGGGCGTAGGAGAAGAAGGCGCGGAGCCCGGCGCACTGGCCCCCGCTCAGCATGGGCACCTCCATCCACCGGGGCATGCTGTCGTTCTGGCTTCCGGCCCAGCTCGTGGAGCTGCTGCTAGCGTTGTAGTAGAGGCCGATCCAGGCTTCCGTCTCACGAGTGATGGGCTTCAGGTCCTCGCCGTCGGCCACCGCCTGCAGGTTGGCCAGGTCCGTGTGGTACTGGCGGCAGTAGTGCCGGGCCGATGACCACGTCAGCACGTCTTCGAATCTCATGAAGGTCTGGCTACCGATCTTAATTATCACTGCGAGCAAAGAACACAGAGAGCACGCATTCAGGCCCTGGACGTCCgggagcccagcccctgctgcccgcTGCACAGAGCCCTTGTCCCCAGCCCCCGGGGGTAATTTTTGACGAAAACCACCCTGTACCAGGCTGGGAAGATAGATGCATCATCAGGGCAGCAGGAAGCCCAAAGCAAGAAGGAAGGCCAGGGTCAAGAGCACTTcttgtgatggcccaagtccgcgggcccctgcacctgcctgggaaacctggaagaagcccctggctctggattggcccagatccagccgctgtggccatttggggagtgaaccagcggatggaggacctctgcgtgtcttcctctgtctccctgtcagtctttctctctctctctctgcctctctgtaactctgcctttcaaataagtaaataaaaatcttaaaaaaaaaaaaaaagcccttctgTGGCTATGTGGCCTTACAAGtctccatttctttatccagtacaGGTTTCTGGGGCCGGGACACACGAAGCCACGTCTGTAACTGGCTTTGGCACACGGCACGCAGACAGCAAGCACTGAGTGGCGTGGCAGGCAGGATGTGGGGGGAGGCgtggagggaggtggggcagCTCTGGCTCAGTGGCGCTGCCCTGTGGACTCTCAGGAGGCTCCAGGGCTGAGGCACGTGATGTCCCTAGGCTCACAGGGTCAGGGAGCCAGCGTCGGACTGACCTGGCAGACAGGAGGCACAGCGGCCCTGCCACCCCGGACAAGAGACCAGCCACTCACAGCCGCCACCTCCAGGCCCTGCTCACACTGCAAACTGGACTGAGCCAGGGCCCCCCAAACCTGCCCACTCTGCAGCACATAGGCCACGCACTCACTGGTGGCTCCACTCAAGGACGGCTGGGAAAGGCAGCCAGTGCCTGGGCTTGGCCCAGGGAGTCGGTTCCGGAGACCCGGTAAAGGAAACACTTGTGTTTGCAGGGCCGGAAGACACAACATCAGGTTCACACAGGGCTCCCTTCTCTGACCAGGCCTGTTCCCCTGAGCCCACCAAGATTTGCCTAAGGTTTTCCCTATCTAAACTGATactttggttatttatttatttatttaaaagggggatggtgctgtggattcgttctgagagggcctgcagactcccggggtctgtgtggtgactccgcgcctcttgcccccaccacgctcctcctctcagaacgaatccacagcaacaggggGAGACCGATTTTCCatctcttcaaatgcctgcaacgactaagactgggccatgctgagcccaggagcccacaactccctctgagtgtcccacgtgggtggcagggccctagcacttgagccatctgctactgctccCCAGGTGtgcagagcaggaagctgaaccccAGGCAGAGTAGCGGGGACTCAACCAGGCCCCACACAgacatcccaagaggtggcttaaccactgtgccccgTGTCTGCCCCCTACACTGAGTTCCCTGTTACTAAGCACCCAGGATGTGCCAGCCATGGGCCATGCAGGGTGCCCACCATCCCCTTACCTCCTCACCACAACCCTGACAAACAGATGCTGTTAACTGCGTTCCCAGGTGAGGAAAAAtgagatagaggcagagactgGGCAGTGAGatgagacatgcacacacacagatctccctGGGAGCCGGTGGGCAGCGAGAGGAGACGCACACAGATCTCCCTGGGAGCCAGTGGGCAGCGAGAGGAGACGCACACAGATCTCCCTGGGAGCCGGTGGGCAGCGAGAGGAGACGCACACACAGACCTGCCTGGGAGCCAGTGGGCAGTGAGAGGAGACGCACACAGATCTCCCTGGGAGCCGGTGGGCAGCGAGAGGAGACGCACACACAGACCTGCCTGGGAGCCGGTGGGCAGCGAGAGGAGACGCACACAGATCTCCCTGGGAGCCAGTGGGTAGTGAGAGGAGACGCACACAGATCTCCCTGGGAGCCAGTGGGCAGCGAGAGGAGACGCACACAGATCTCCCTGGGAGCCGGTGGGCAGCGAGAGGAGACGCACACACAGACCTGCCTGGGAGCCGGTGGGCAGCGAGAGGAGACGCACACACAGACCTCCCTGGGAGCCGGTGGGCAGCGAGAGGAGACGCACACAGATCTCCCTGGGAGCCGGTGGGCAGCGAGAGGAGACGCACACAGATCTCCCTGGGAGCCAGTGGGTAGTGAGAGGAGACGCACACAGATCTCCCTGGGAGCCAGTGGGTAGTGAGAGGAGACGCACACAGATCTCCCTGGGAGCCGGTGGGCAGCGAGAGGAGACGCACACAGATCTCCCTGGGAGCCAGTGGGTAGCGAGAGGAGACGCACACACAGATCTCCCTGGGAGCCGGTGGGCAGTGAGAGGAGATGCACACAGAtctccctgggagccagcaccatgCTCACTGTGCGCGTGCCGGGAAGCACAGTTTCCCTTGCCATAGAATTCCTCCTTATCCAacacaaagactttttttttttcaactaccAGACTGCAACATCCACAAGGAGTAATCTGAGAGGAAAACGCCCTCTCCAGATGACGGGCAGGCAGCTGCACCGTGAGAGGCACTGCGGTACCACCCACCCCACGAAGGTCCAGCTGGGACGCAGCCAGACGGAGCCCTGGGTGAGTCAGAAGGTGTGGAACCTATCCCGGGCTCTCAGCCTGCGGCCAGCCAAGCAGGGTCCCGAGTATAGTGATCCTGATGCTTGGTCTGAGGAGCGGAGTCCAAGGCAAAACAGcacaactcacagaaagagaaggcagagtgggtgtaggggctcaggAGGGGTGGTGAGGCCGAGAGAGGGCTCCCACGGCAGCCAGTAAAACAGATCCACCCGAGCAAGGACCTGAATCTCTGTTGCTGGGACCAGCAGCAAGCTtgttttaaggcttatttatttgaaaggcaggaagaaaaggggggggggggagggagggagggagggggagagggggagagggggagagggaaggaggaagggagggagggggagagggagggagggggagaggaagacagggcaagagagcaggagagagcgagcgctcacatctgctggttcactccccaaatgtccacaacagccagggctgggcccggccaggGCCGGGAGACtgagaactccacccaggtctcccacgggggtggcagggccccaaggacttgagccggcactgctgcctcccagggtctgcgtcagcaggaagctggaattggaaaggGCCTTTTTGCTCGTCTCCGCCCTAGGTCTAGGCCATTTGGAAGCAGACAAAAGGTTTTAAGcagttttcttcattttgctcACACATCCGGAGGGCTCAATACGAAgcgaggaggagggaagaaggaaatttCTGCTAAGGACCCAGCCCAGCGCCATGATCTGGCcgtcacccctgcctcccctcaCTCTGCCCCTCGTGGGGGGCCCCAGCAGAGGCGGCTGGCGCTGTCCAGGGCTGGGGAGGCGAAGAGGAACAAGGGGAGTGCTCCCCGCCGCAGGGCAGCAGCCTCAAGCCAGAGGTCCACGGAGGGCAAAGGAAGGAGCCCCGGGGCCCAGGCGGGGGAATGCGCAccctgggggggggcgggggcggggctgctcaCTTCTCTCAGCTCCTCTTGGTAAGCTGCCCATCGAGGAACCTCGGAGGAGCCCTGCGCCAGAGAAGGGAACAGGAAACCAATGACTTCCTTACCGCATGCGATTCCGGTCAGCATTTGCTACTCTAGTCTGTGTCATTTTTAAGTGACTGGCTGTGGCCCCCTGAAGTGACGTGAGGACGGGGTGGGTCACCAGGGCAGTGCGGAAAAGCCTGCACCTGTCGCCAACACCATACTTCCGGCGCGCCCTGCTGTGCCTGCAGAACACATACGTTGACCTTCGACCCCAGCCGCCAGCACACGGgttcccctctttctctcactccggTCATCCAACCACACAGCAAATcctgcccacccagccctgaATGCCCATGCACTTCCTCCTCCATCTGTGCCCGTGCTGTGCTGGCCAAGGTGCCACCTTGTCACTGGTCTGGTGTGCCACCCACGGCGGCCTGGGCGATTTTCTGGGACATTCGCCTCCTCACCTTCTCCTTCTGTGTCAGGCCACAAGGCTTGGCTGCGGCCCCCAGGCAGCTGTGGAAGGAAGCGGCTCCCCAGGACGTCTCTGTCAcaagtgctggcaccccacagACAGCAGGCAAAGGTCCCTGCACAGGCCTGTCCGCTGGGGCCGCATCTCTGCTGTTCCTTCCTTGGCgacactccccccgcccccaaagCCCCTTGCCTGGGCCGTCCTTGGGCACACCCCAGTGGCTGCCTGCGTTGCACGCCTCGCGTCATTTCCGTAGCTGCTCTGCTGCTTATCTTCCCCCCGAGGGTCTTTAAACTCGAAACTTGGTGAGGTCCGGGACCAGTTCTGACTGGTACCTACCTGGCAGCAAATCAGTCTTGGTGAGTCGGTTGCACCATGAAGACAGATGACAGAAGTGTGAACCCTAGGACCTGACCCTGGGCCGTGAActtgagggaggggagggaggagcagggagggcccTGGCGGAGGAGTCCAGCCAGAGACTGGGAGAGGTGCCTGCCCCGGCATCGCTGTGCGGTGTTTGATAAATGGCCACTTCCTCCCTCCCGGCCTCCTGTCCAAGCCTGGAATGGGGAagctgccctcccccagccctgagccctgggagGCATGCAGTCCCAGTCCTGCCCCCAGGCCGGGGCCTTACCTGCCAGGCAGAGAGTGAGCAACCCCCGGGGCAGCATGGCTGTGACACAGGACAAGCCCCAGACCCAGCTCTGGTGGAGGCCGCACCTGGTCTGCTCAGTTCTTGCctactctctcctccctttgcttTGCTACCCAAATGATGGCGTTGACTAAGCCAATGTCACTCAGGTTGGCTGCCTGCCAGCCACTGGGCGAGGGACTGGGGCTAAAGCCTGGGCGAGACCCCTGCTCTTGTTCAACTTAGGGAGACAGCAGCATGGGCCAGGGCACTCATGAGCAGAGGGGCCTTGGGGCTGGCCCGGGGGGAGGTAGGGTGGCAAAGAACAGGGCCCGGGGTCCCCTGAGCTCTTGGGGGGCCAGAGGAGCAAGCGCCAggatggaaagaaaagagaaggggtCTGAGAGGCAGGCTGTGCTAGACCACCCTCCCTCACACCCGCAAtcagccaccaccacccccaatcTGTCATTATCCATGGTGCAGGCTGCGGGGAGGGGATCGGAGAGCTGTGGCTGCCACAAGCAACGTGACTTGCTTGCGACTGCGTGGttaggaggcagcaggacagCAACTCGGGAGGTGACAGCCCTGAGCAGGAGGGCTTCAGCCGTGTCAGCGGCTCCCTGATGAAGCGCACGGCACTTGCTCTGGGCACCCAAACCTCGCTCACCCGTGCTGGCTGTGTCTCTCCCAGCCTCCTGTGTACACATTCCCTGGAGGCCAAGCTTTGGGAAAGAAACAAAGCCTCCaagtctctggctctctctgccttccacccCTCACCCCTTTCCTTTAGGGAAGGGCACAGAGCCCTTCTGAATGAATGGGCAAAAGGGGAAGAGGGCAAAGACGTTCCACAGCAAGGGCCTGTCCAAACGGGTCTCGTGCAGCGAGGGCTCCGGTGGTTTCGGCCCGGGGCAGAGCCTCCCGTGCCAAGGCCTCTCAGGACCACTCTCTGGGGACAGAGAGAACCGGCCAGTCCCGACCCAGAAAGCCAGGGATAGGCAGGCAGCCTGTGAGAGCCCGCAAGCAGGGGCTGTGCCCAATGCCCAAAGCAAAGCCTTCCGGTGAATGGCAGGCGCTACGGCTCTTAGGAGCAGCATCTGCTGTTAGGATTCTCGTTGGATGCCTGCTCCTGCCTGGTACCCTGTCTGGTGCAGAGACCTTGAGATGCCTGGAGCAACACAGAGGGATGACGACGGGGACTCGGGGGGACATCGGTGCCTCCCCAGGACATGGCTTGCGTGCGTAGTTGCACCAGGAACTGCAGAGTGAGGAAGCAGCCAGCTCCCCAAGCCACCCAGGCACAAACTCTTGCTTTGCATGAGCTGCAGGAAGCAAGCTTAAGGAGACCTCCTGTCGTATCTTTCTCCAATTTGCCGAGGTGGGAAGGCCATTTCCACTCAGCCGCCCTCCCTAGCGAGCACACAGCGTTTCCCTTCCCACCATCTCCAccttggctcccagccctgcacgGACGCTGCACCTGCTCTGTGACTTCAGCAAGCTCTCAGCGTCCCGGGGAACAGACCAGGGGGTTTCTGCAGAGGGAGCTGCTAACAGCACTCTGGGCCTTTGTTGCAGATGCGCCTCGTAGCCGCAAACCCCAGCCACGCCCCTGAGCAGGCGCAATGCGAGCAGTCCCGTGGCCAGCTGGAGCTGTCACTGAATCATGATTTTATGAGGATACAATGAAATCATCTTTGTCATCAATACGAGGCACTCCACGCAGTCCAGAATGCAACGGATATTCAGCTCTTGATCTCTAGATCAAGGTCAATGTTTCAGGTCTGTGCACAATAAAATGCACCTACTTAAGTGTACAGTTTGATTTGTTTTGCAAAACGTGCACCCTGATGTACCAGCCACAATCAGGTTACAGAAGTTTACCAGCTCCCACAAAgttccctccttcctgccttgtcaatcccccccaccccgccctcagGCAAGCTCTCACCTGCTCTCCGCCACTGTAGATTTGCTTCCTAAGCTTTCATTTGGATGGAATTTCACTCAGTAAATGCCCCAGGTTGTTCCACGAATCAGGAGTTCTGTTTTCCTGCCAAGTATActccattgtaaaaaaaaaaaaaataccctacaATTTGTTTTTGCATTTGCTTGCTGGTGAACTTGGCATCATTTCCAGCTGCGGGCTGTTATGAGTAAAGTCGCTACGACATTCACGAAGAAGCCTTTGTGTGGACACATGCTTTTATTTCTTAGGGGTAAATGCCTACGATAGTGATCGCTGCGTCACATGACAAGGTAACTACACAGGAACCtcaaaaatgtgtggaaaattgGATTGTAAAAATAGATTCGAGAGAGCATTTGCCCCAGGCTTCAAGACGGGGGTCCCGCATCCTAGTACCTGGGTTTCAGGCCAACCGCCGGCTCCAGCTTCAGCTGACacggaccctgggaggcggctctgatggctcaggtaactcatgggggaggcctgggttgaggtcccagctcctggacttggccttggcgcagccccagccactgagggcatctagggagtgaatcagtgaacagGAGCTAGCTAttgctctgtctcttaaatatatatatatatatatatatatatatatatatatataaataaagataagttgatttttggtgcaaaaaaaaaattgaaatccaggcagcttttctgtgaatttttttaagaaacgGCTGCCATCTGCTCTCCCAGGTTCTCTAGCTGCAGCCTGTGAATGAGATAAAAGGCagaaccccctcccccccaaaaaaaaaagccaggcaaAAGCTTGGTCACACGTGTGCCCCGCATACAAGTGGGCACACTCAGCACAGAGTGAGCCGGGGTGACTGGAACTCGGGCCATCAGCACGTGTGGACCAAGGAACATCTCAGAACAGTGAGAGTTCAAAGGGTGGCCTGTGGGAGGGCAGGTCCGCGGGCACGGAGGCGGCGCAGGGCCAGGGAGCTGGGTTTGCCGTGCCGACAGTCCCCTGGAGCTGTCCCCAGGGACTCAGGCCTGGCCACCTGGAGAAGAGGAGCCGCCTCTCTGAGTACGTGGGGTCTGTGGCGAGCAGGGAGGGCGGGGTGCTCTCCTCGCATTGCCCTTGTCAGGGTTCAGCTCAGAGTCAGCTTCAGCCATCCCCGGGATGTGGGGGTGGTCTCTCGCTGCCCCTCACTGCAGCTCCCTTCCACGCCTACCAACAGTGGGCGACAGCTCTGCTAGCCACTGCCTCGGCCATCAACTTCACCGGACTCTGAGCACCCACTGTGTCAGCTGCTCAAACTCCCTGTTTCAGGGTTGTGcccacacacgtacacacaaagGAAGAGCCTGGGTCTCTCCTTGGggccttccgatccagctccccgctaatgcgcctgggaaagcagcggaggatggcccaagtacctgggcccctgcacccgcgtgggagacctgaatggagttctgggctcccggcttcagcctggcccagccatggctgttgcgggcattttgagtaaactaatggatggaagatctgtctctccatctctctctgactcgacctttaaaatagaaaaattaatcttTCAATAAAAGACAATGTGGGGAGCTCCAATTGTGTTTCTGTCTATTAA contains:
- the CLEC20A gene encoding putative C-type lectin domain family 20 member A isoform X5, yielding MRFEDVLTWSSARHYCRQYHTDLANLQAVADGEDLKPITRETEAWIGLYYNASSSSTSWAGSQNDSMPRWMEVPMLSGGQCAGLRAFFSYAPRVSAMNCSSPQPFICFYDTSIGPQAPSPGVAAGTTSGTSPGLSTSLTGAAPDPASTTRLPPPVSPGPTELCLGAPHLCSSAPQPQGVTPSDLPADSASPGSTSSVPEGVPGTPPTTAQGTALHLTVSDGTPVPRVGPGTWQVPVQGTPLDRTAYPGGTSVPGVGPGTWQVPVQGTPLHLTDLGGTPVLGVGPGTQQVSVQGTPLDRTAYPGGTPVPGGGVTRWPSAASPSLGSTGQASATSGTAAPGGSSASSWSRGAETLGGSPGQEESVAASPRSGKPAVAQRTTAPPVSTAQSQAAARESNATAVVSTEDGTDVRPTAAGTRAQRLATSAWTRTETGGKAGHAFGILKADFVVSSLKNLEMTDQFLSECTKVHVRQKSTGYLAGKPSPANMSLVYSMMPQGLLCSSHHFEAGPNIQKYFGGTTRMRVRHDSHLAPSLLCEGVWGVRRGTPHVTPSASLLSPLRMELRPTLTWKETRLKQKPG
- the CLEC20A gene encoding putative C-type lectin domain family 20 member A isoform X11 → MGSLPRGAERMIIKIGSQTFMRFEDVLTWSSARHYCRQYHTDLANLQAVADGEDLKPITRETEAWIGLYYNASSSSTSWAGSQNDSMPRWMEVPMLSGGQCAGLRAFFSYAPRVSAMNCSSPQPFICFYDTSIGPQAPSPGVAAGTTSGTSPGLSTSLTGAAPDPASTTRLPPPVSPGPTELCLGAPHLCSSAPQPQGVTPSDLPADSASPGSTSSVPEGVPGTPPTTAQGTALHLTVSDGTPVPRVGPGTWQVPVQGTPLDRTAYPGGTSVPGVGPGTWQVPVQGTPLHLTDLGGTPVLGVGPGTQQVSVQGTPLDRTAYPGGTPVPGGGVTRWPSAASPSLGSTGQASATSGTAAPGGSSASSWSRGAETLGGSPGQEESVAASPRSGKPAVAQRTTAPPVSTAQSQAAARESNATAVVSTEDGTDVRPTAAGTRAQRLATSAWTRTETGGKADPGSLEACIRPHAVQPEMGRL
- the CLEC20A gene encoding putative C-type lectin domain family 20 member A isoform X1, giving the protein MGSLPRGAERMIIKIGSQTFMRFEDVLTWSSARHYCRQYHTDLANLQAVADGEDLKPITRETEAWIGLYYNASSSSTSWAGSQNDSMPRWMEVPMLSGGQCAGLRAFFSYAPRVSAMNCSSPQPFICFYDTSIGPQAPSPGVAAGTTSGTSPGLSTSLTGAAPDPASTTRLPPPVSPGPTELCLGAPHLCSSAPQPQGVTPSDLPADSASPGSTSSVPEGVPGTPPTTAQGTALHLTVSDGTPVPRVGPGTWQVPVQGTPLDRTAYPGGTSVPGVGPGTWQVPVQGTPLHLTDLGGTPVLGVGPGTQQVSVQGTPLDRTAYPGGTPVPGGGVTRWPSAASPSLGSTGQASATSGTAAPGGSSASSWSRGAETLGGSPGQEESVAASPRSGKPAVAQRTTAPPVSTAQSQAAARESNATAVVSTEDGTDVRPTAAGTRAQRLATSAWTRTETGGKAGHAFGILKADFVVSSLKNLEMTDQFLSECTKVHVRQKSTGYLAGKPSPANMSLVYSMMPQGLLCSSHHFEAGPNIQKYFGGTTRMRVRHDSHLAPSLLCEGVWGVRRGTPHVTPSASLLSPLRMELRPTLTWKETRLKQKPG